The proteins below are encoded in one region of Phaeodactylum tricornutum CCAP 1055/1 chromosome 3, complete sequence:
- a CDS encoding predicted protein: protein MTLIHKPKGELHDFAQLRSPEAARGKIIVLAKTPKNLVDQKETAISILTAKAGITAIKVERPRLPIAPLMKAPTTQTTASTNPKSLKGEGIKMPKILPGVVEGRCNQYAQTAQEAMEVGNRVAVCFTRYNQAKATVFEAIRAGNCVGVTPLTLNALPCFLHFLLFVAAAQYLSQRCTSRHDKEKVGCLFLAANHFFDQGCGAKEEAGIMEGTAELNLIGYT from the exons atgaca CTTATTCACAAACCCAAAGGGGAGCTTCATGACTTTGCGCAGCTCCGTAGTCCGGAAGCGGCCCGGGGCAAAATCATTGTGCTGGCCAAAACGCCCAAGAATCTCGTGGACCAGAAGGAGACGGCGATCTCCATCTTGACAGCCAAGGCGGGGATAACGGCAATTAAAGTCGAACGGCCGCGGCTGCCGATTGCTCCTTTGATGAAGGCGCCTACAACGCAGACGACCGCATCTACCAACCCAAAGAGTCTTAAAGGAGAGGGTATCAAAATGCCTAAAATACTACCCGGGGTTGTGGAGGGCAGATGCAATCAGTACGCCCAGACGGCGCAAGAGGCCATGGAAGTGGGAAACCGCGTCGCCGTCTGTTTCACCCGGTACAACCAAGCCAAGGCCACTGTCTTCGAAGCAA TACGTGCCGGCAATTGCGTGGGAGTGACCCCCCTCACTCTCAACGCCTTGCCTTGCTTTCTGcacttccttctttttgtcgccgcAGCCCAATACCTCAGCCAGCGTTGTACTTCGCGTCatgacaaagaaaaagttggCTGCTTGTTTCTTGCAGCAAATCACTTTTTCGATCAAGGATGTGGGGCCAAGGAGGAGGCAGGTATCATGGAGGGAACTGCTGAATTGAATCTGATTGGCTATACATAG
- a CDS encoding predicted protein — MTDAILPSLEAAVEDWNGFNWNERLAEVDIFLQQTKEVKEQSLQARKNLAEITKQLKRSVKSVETTTFDLKKEANPESVASSIKSMESLTKECRVTVKSYQEEIDNLTRRCKTSESSYVSLCQALSEQSEPAAILASALQHIHAQQAQMTQLLSTVEHVNQELQSQETMNVSYRKEIASLQKSKSNSSGNAGVGKADREELVQLRREVAEYEIEFRSLKNQDITIRRLEARIAELQTVGEEHLKEELEKHKEELQESEGRKVAEALEREAAMERKVQTLELQLQAERAGREATQGALLDADEGVSQREAAWEAQRRILVDDAERVRESLQTATRERDELRLKMAAVSENTTPEPSPPSGGLSVSDLILERKAYEAEVAELSETANMLREELRTKELQVMDEKRISQVKLSNLERQVATLSFDLSTAQSQLHSAPSQALVDNMKRELRILKRLEYNADDVDTERDPEIAGGNAGDEDDKDLESVLVAKLRRAESDLVTERVTRTSLIEDIETLKKSMLDAEKTNNALEKLVASLERDLERAIATPSAATSRKQSEHVLVEENPATLEHILDPNAAPPLPPPPPPSARSQSESESQQDDHSVATIVMAQRDRLRARCEALEAERDSFKRELQGQVQASEHLKTDNTKLYEKVRYLQNYNKPPSSGHGTAYSRSISAGDRDLDLEALEQRYEASVDPFRQFSKAERQRKLNEMSPMERTVFIVAKTFLATKEMRTALFFYVVAMHLLVFITTYHWSQAAGCIGPNKDYLSHLPPTMPKPVTKEEAPVAGAAAIPTTD; from the exons ATGACAGATGCCATTCTACCGTCTCTAGAAGCGGCCGTGGAGGACTGGAACGGTTTTAATTGGAACGAGCGCCTTGCGGAGGTAGATATTTTTCTCCAACAAaccaaagaagtcaaagaaCAAAGCTTACAGGCCCGCAAGAATCTAGCCGAGATTACGAAACAACTGAAGCGTAGCGTAAAATCAGTCGAGACTACTACATTTGATCTAAAAAAGGAAGCGAATCCGGAATCGGTCGCGTCGAGTATCAAGTCCATGGAAAGTCTGACGAAGGAATGTCGGGTCACCGTGAAATCCTATCAGGAAGAAATTGATAATCTCACGCGCCGCTGCAAAACTTCGGAATCCAGCTACGTTTCTCTATGTCAAGCTCTCTCCGAACAGTCTGAACCGGCTGCCATTCTTGCCTCCGCCCTTCAGCACATTCACGCCCAGCAGGCCCAAATGACACAGCTTCTTAGCACTGTTGAACATGTGAACCAGGAGTTGCAGTCCCAAGAGACTATGAACGTCAGCTACAGGAAGGAAATAGCATCTCTACAGAAGTCAAAATCGAATAGCAGTGGAAATGCTGGCGTTGGTAAGGCAGATCGGGAAGAGCTAGTACAACTGCGTCGGGAGGTTGCTGAGTACGAAATCGAGTTCCGCAGCTTGAAGAATCAGGACATTACGATTCGCAGGCTCGAAGCTCGAATTGCCGAACTCCAGACAGTAGGCGAAGAGCACCTGAAGGAAGAGCTTGAAAAGCACAAGGAAGAACTGCAGGAATCTGAAGGTCGCAAGGTCGCTGAAGCCTTGGAGCGTGAGGCGGCTATGGAAAGGAAGGTGCAAACTCTTGAACTACAGCTCCAAGCAGAGCGGGCGGGCCGCGAAGCCACGCAAGGGGCCTTGCTTGATGCGGACGAAGGAGTTTCACAACGTGAGGCGGCCTGGGAAGCTCAGCGTCGTATTCTTGTTGACGATGCGGAACGCGTGCGGGAAAGTCTGCAAACGGCCACTCGTGAACGCGACGAGCTTCGCCTCAAAATGGCGGCAGTTAGCGAGAATACTACGCCAGAGCCATCACCTCCGTCGGGTGGATTGTCAGTGTCCGATCTCATCCTGGAGCGTAAAGCTTATGAGGCAGAG GTTGCGGAGCTATCTGAGACGGCCAATATGCTCCGTGAGGAGCTTCGAACAAAAGAGTTGCAGGTAATGGATGAAAAACGCATTTCGCAGGTCAAATTGAGCAATTTAGAACGTCAGGTAGCTACGCTATCTTTCGACCTTTCCACTGCCCAATCCCAGCTTCACTCCGCACCCAGTCAAGCTTTGGTGGACAACATGAAACGAGAACTTCGCATCTTGAAGCGCTTGGAATACAATGCGGACGACGTCGATACGGAACGAGACCCTGAAATTGCGGGAGGAAACGCTGGTGACGAAGATGACAAGGACCTTGAATCTGTTTTGGTTGCGAAGCTACGCCGTGCTGAATCGGACCTGGTGACCGAACGGGTAACTCGCACTAGTTTAATTGAAGATATTGAAACTCTCAAGAAGTCTATGCTTGACGCCGAAAAGACCAATAATGCTTTAGAAAAGCTTGTGGCGTCTTTGGAGAGAGACCTGGAACGGGCTATTGCGACACCGTCTGCTGCGACGTCTCGAAAGCAATCGGAGCACGTACTTGTCGAAGAAAATCCGGCTACTCTGGAACATATACTTGATCCCAATGCTGCGCCCCCTCTACCTCCGCCACCTCCGCCTTCGGCCAGATCCCAATCAGAATCGGAATCTCAGCAAGACGATCATTCAGTTGCCACTATTGTAATGGCACAGCGTGACCGACTTCGCGCGCGATGCGAGGCCTTGGAAGCCGAGCGGGATTCTTTTAAACGAGAGTTGCAGGGCCAAGTGCAAGCTTCGGAACATCTCAAAACGGACAATACAAAATTGTACGAGAAGGTTCGTTATCTACAAAATTACAATAAGCCCCCGAGCAGCGGACATGGAACAGCGTATTCTCGCAGTATCAGCGCTGGAGATCGCGATCTGGACCTTGAGGCCCTGGAGCAGCGCTACGAAGCATCCGTTGACCCCTTCCGTCAGTTCAGTAAGGCAGAACGCCAACGGAAGCTGAATGAAATGTCACCGATGGAGCGTACCGTTTTCATAGTGGCCAAAACCTTTTTGGCAACAAAAGAAATGCGGACAGCGCTATTCTTTTACGTTGTTGCCATGCACTTGCTCGTATTCATTACAACCTATCATTGGTCCCAAGCTGCAGGCTGCATCGGTCCCAATAAAGATTACTTATCGCACCTTCCACCAACCATGCCGAAACCTGTTACGAAAGAGGAAGCCCCCGTTGCTGGCGCTGCAGCTATACCGACCACCGATTGA
- a CDS encoding predicted protein gives LHHNNIPLLKSFLTPTGQIRNRVQTRLGARDQRRVTKLIKRARCLGLMPF, from the coding sequence TTGCACCACAACAATATTCCACTTTTGAAATCGTTTTTGACCCCCACGGGACAGATTCGGAATCGCGTGCAAACTCGTTTGGGTGCGCGCGATCAGAGACGAGTCACCAAACTTATCAAACGCGCCCGCTGCCTTGGGCTTATGCCATTC
- a CDS encoding predicted protein — protein sequence MSIPTYGANQGAEIDAYISPYAKEEPMSLDPPKIAVQGQEVEDAQSISIGSTLHRSSSDFCKSQPIDEPSLRRVSSRRKAEHPLKTSKSPSRPPSAQKLRKNFVGVLESFVRHVASVEPNVVSWTGDGSGFFLNELEDPQALNVAISKFFWFTQMLIYISLIHFGLSDGRYPSLRRQLNVYGFKKYKRSHRYKGAFHHPSIHRNMTNWQSLMLKPIVRPSRASKSKNAPFLRHGKPVDEKPSPASPPNRMGEKAAISSLTGKCALEKLNIPSSDGSYAGLPVVSGRTDRAALTSASSGTEAALEEYGMYDKYHNLISGGNEGADVGETEETSFSMEYTTPSEIKPQIGLFDPVSYLEGGGFSEKRDLRTLADAAELAAAKGWNTNLTKYSPVIRADCKENDTPIHAIYTRDLGSLWDKSPAAVRMQFDSTTPLVSASPIDPGVRKNIGKYPHPGMPDYSPSFITSVLERSGATLWTPNFDDKEIDIPSPPMEQWFSPPKFPSLPMHKSFSPGKNLDLDTLETYVTRIDIESKKRKRSTVLCSPPYLSPDSPTMTFEDFCSVSSEISFSTERLSGEAEICTASS from the exons ATGTCGATTCCAACATACGGTGCAAATCAGGGAGCCGAAATCGATGCTTACATTTCGCCATACGCCAAG GAGGAACCAATGTCTCTTGATCCTCCGAAAATAGCAGTACAAGGTCAAGAAGTTGAGGATGCGCAATCGATATCAATTGGTTCAACCTTGCACCGGTCATCCTCGGATTTCTGTAAGAGTCAACCGATTGACGAGCCGAGTCTTCGCCGCGTTAGTAGTCGCCGTAAAGCAGAGCATCCGTTGAAAACAAGCAAATCCCCGTCGAGGCCGCCATCGGCTCAAAAGTTGCGCAAAAACTTCGTCGGCGTTTTGGAGTCTTTCGTCAGACACGTAGCATCGGTAGAGCCGAATGTGGTTTCATGGACTGGCGATGGTtccggtttcttcttgaATGAGTTAGAGGATCCCCAAGCTTTGAACGTTGCCATTTCCAAGTTCTTTTGGT TCACACAGATGCTGATCTACATCTCACTAATTCATTTTGGACTTTCAGATGGACGCTACCCCTCGCTTCGCCGCCAGCTTAATGTCTATGGATTCAAAAAATATAAAAGGAGTCACAG ATATAAGGGAGCATTTCATCACCCGTCAATACACCGCAACATGACCAATTGGCAATCCCTAATGCTAAAACCCATTGTCCGTCCAAGTAGAGCTTCTAAATCGAAGAATGCGCCATTTCTTCGGCACGGTAAACCGGTAGATGAAAAGCCATCACCAGCATCACCACCAAATCGCATGGGAGAAAAAGCGGCTATATCCTCCCTGACGGGAAAGTGTGCACTCGAGAAGCTCAATATTCCAAGCTCCGATGGTTCTTACGCTGGGCTTCCGGTTGTATCAGGACGGACCGACCGGGCAGCCCTCACGTCAGCCTCATCAGGAACGGAAGCCGCTTTGGAAGAGTACGGTATGTACGACAAATATCACAACTTGATTTCAGGAGGCAATGAAGGTGCAGATGTGGGGGAAACTGAAGAGACTTCCTTTTCAATGGAATATACCACACCATCAGAAATAAAGCCACAAATAGGATTGTTTGATCCTGTTTCGTATCTCGAAGGGGGCGGGTTTTCCGAGAAGCGAGACCTCCGGACTCTTGCCGATGCTGCGGAGCTAGCGGCGGCTAAGGGCTGGAATACCAATTTGACAAAGTATTCGCCTGTGATCCGAGCTGACTGTAAAGAGAACGACACTCCTATTCACGCAATATATACAAGAGACCTGGGCTCATTGTGGGACAAGAGTCCCGCTGCCGTGCGAATGCAGTTTGATTCAACGACGCCCTTGGTTTCAGCCTCGCCTATTGATCCTGGAGTCAGGAAAAATATTGGCAAGTATCCGCATCCTGGTATGCCCGACTACTCGCCTTCGTTCATAACCTCAGTCTTGGAACGATCTGGAGCTACATTGTGGACACCGAATTTTGATGACAAGGAAATCGACATTCCGTCGCCTCCAATGGAACAGTGGTTCAGTCCCCCTAAATTTCCATCTCTTCCCATGCACAAATCATTCAGTCCGGGGAAAAACCTGGATCTCGATACACTCGAAACTTACGTCACAAGGATTGACATTGAGTCGAAAAAACGCAAAAGAAGCACTGTGCTTTGTTCTCCCCCGTATCTGTCTCCTGATTCCCCTACAATGACTTTTGAAGACTTTTGTAGTGTGTCTAGCGAAATTTCATTCTCAACGGAAAGATTGAGCGGCGAGGCTGAAATCTGTACGGCATCTAGCTAG
- the ARP1 gene encoding actin related protein: MSAEGSGPEGGSLLLNQPVVIDNGTASIKAGFAGSSKPKVVVGTKVGRPKHMRIMPGGALELDQGSSIFVGPKLDEHRGAFVLEHPMDKGMVTDGGWDAMEHLWEHVYSKQCLNAKQEEHPVLLTEAPLNQRKNRDQIAEIFFESIRAPALFFTPPSVLSLYASGRTTGVVLDVGEGVTHAVPVYEGFALQHSVVRSDVAGRDVTKQLQMQLRRAGLSFTTTAESELVKKIKEESCYLTPSRLANENTIKESNTPYQLPDGQTVNLSTERYQAPNVLFDPSLIGSEEPGAAEVLVNSIMKSDIDLRSKLFSQIVLAGGSSLTPGFGDRMLYEVRSRAPSHLRIRISAPPERLHSAYVGGSILASLSTFKSMWVSRSEYEEHGSNILHRREL; encoded by the exons ATGAGCGCCGAAGGGTCTGGTCCGGAAGGCGGGTCACTCCTACTCAACCAACCTGTTGTCATCGATAATGGCACAGCTAGCATCAAAGCTGGGTTTGCGGGATCGTCCAAACCAAAG GTTGTAGTTGGTACCAAAGTTGGACGGCCTAAGCATATGCGAATCATGCCGGGAGGTGCTCTCGAGCTTGATCAAGGCAGTAGCATTTTTGTTGGGCCGAAACTGGACGAACACCGTGGCGCCTTTGTTCTGGAACACCCTATGGACAAAGGTATGGTGACGGACGGAGGATGGGACGCAATGGAACACCTTTGGGAG CACGTGTATTCGAAACAGTGCCTGAACGCAAAGCAAGAGGAACATCCTGTTCTcttgacggaagcgccgCTTAACCAACGCAAAAATCGTGACCAAATTGCGGAAATCTTTTTCGAATCCATTCGGGCACCCGCACTGTTTTTTACACCGCCCTCAGTTCTCAGCTTGTACGCTTCTGGTCGCACTACTGGTGTTGTCTTGGACGTTGGTGAAGGTGTCACTCACGCTGTACCAGTCTATGAAGGATTTGCTTTGCAGCATTCGGTAGTGAGGAGCGATGTTGCGGGTCGGGACGTCACCAAACAACTGCAGATGCAACTGAGACGAGCTGGCCTGTCGTTCACCACTACGGCAGAGTCGGAACTGGTCAAGAAAATTAAGGAAGAGTCGTGCTATTTGACGCCATCTCGGCTGGCAAATGAAAATACCATCAAAGAATCCAATACGCCGTACCAACTACCCGATGGACAAACTGTGAACCTGTCCACGGAACGGTACCAGGCGCCCAACGTTCTTTTTGACCCGTCCCTAATTGGATCCGAGGAACCTGGAGCCGCCGAAGTTTTGGTCAACTCGATTATGAAAAGTGACATTGACTTGCGATCAAAGTTGTTCTCGCAAATCGTGTTGGCCGGCGGTTCTTCGCTCACACCAGGCTTTGGCGACAGAATGTTGTACGAAGTTCGTTCTCGAGCTCCCTCACATTTACGCATACGTATCTCGGCACCGCCAGAAAGATTGCACTCAGCCTACGTAGGAGGATCAATCTTGGCAAGTCTGTCGACGTTCAAGAGCATGTGGGTTTCCCGGTCCGAGTATGAGGAACACGGAAGCAACATTCTACACCGCCGAGAGTTGTAG
- a CDS encoding predicted protein, which produces MSDQDNDKAGSGSASGEDYTDDEEEGEEGYKPGGYHPVKVGEAYNQRYVIIKKLGWGHFSTVWMVKDRRVEEMKKTNHFYALKVQKSAEHYTEAAMDEVELLDCIATERKRVEASLLADKDAESAEFVEHSRYVATLHDSFFHTGPNGRHMCMVFSMLGCNLLSVIKAYNYRGIPLPVVKNMIRGVCMGLDFLHRRCKIIHTDLKPENVLLQFPHQMDTEEELAYQMAAMSIEDNGDRDRNTISQSIHEMEKAINNPKTPNEEKKRLRKRLKKKRQKEPITSVEDSAETRTSRSTFSELDSAGFKEGGKKASGDTSTAPSSRDTSASSAARPHNQQPDLKDKNMLVRCRTVIVDLGNACWTHRHFSEDIQTRQYRSPEVLIGSNYNTSADMWSLGCMMFELLTGDLLFDPRAGEDYDRDEDHLAMFQELLGKMPKRMALDGKYSKNFFDRKGNLKRIKQLKFWPIQDVLQEKYHFSQEDAKGIAEFIGPLLDFDPKTRVTAREALKSDWLKS; this is translated from the exons ATGAGTGACCAGGACAACGATAAAGCCGGATCGGGGAGTGCGAGTGGTGAAGACTATAcagatgatgaagaagaaggagaagagGGTTATAAACCCGGTGGATATCATCCCGTGAAAGTAGGAGAAGCATACAATCAAAG ATACGTTATTATAAAAAAATTAGGATGGGGTCACTTTTCCACAGTTTGGATGGTCAAGGACCGTCGTGTGgaggaaatgaaaaagacAAATCACTTTTACGCTCTCAAGGTTCAAAAATCCGCGGAGCACTACACTGAGGCTGCTATGGACGAGGTAGAGCTACTGGACTGCATAGCCACGGAACGCAAGCGCGTTGAAGCCTCGCTACTAGCTGATAAGGATGCTGAGTCGGCCGAATTCGTGGAACATTCTCGGTACGTGGCGACACTGCACGATTCATTTTTTCACACTGGACCGAACGGTCGGCACATGTGCATGGTGTTTTCAATGCTCGGGTGTAATCTCCTTAGTGTCATCAAAGCGTACAATTACCGTGGAATTCCTTTGCCGGTCGTGAAAAATATGATTCGCGGCGTTTGCATGGGACTGGATTTTTTGCACAGAAGGTGCAAGATTATCCACACCGATCTCAAGCCGGAAAACGTGCTCCTGCAATTTCCGCATCAAATGGATACCGAAGAAGAGTTGGCCTATCAGATGGCGGCCATGTCAATTGAAGATAATGGTGATAGAGATCGGAATACGATAAGTCAAAGTATTCATGAGATGGAAAAGGCCATCAACAATCCCAAAACCccaaacgaagaaaagaagcgaCTCAGGAAACGACTCAAGAAGAAACGACAAAAGGAAC CTATCACAAGTGTGGAGGACTCAGCGGAAACGCGAACATCGAGGTCGACGTTCTCGGAATTGGATTCCGCTGGCTTCAAGGAAGGTGGGAAGAAAGCATCGGGGGACACTTCGACCGCACCGTCTTCACGAGATACTTCAGCCAGCTCGGCGGCAAGACCTCACAATCAGCAGCCAGATTTGAAAGACAAGAATATGCTAGTGCGATGCCGAACAGTAATTGTCGATCTCGGGAATGCTTGCTGGACGCATCGTCATTTTAGCGAAGATATTCAAACTAGACAGTACCGATCGCCCGAGGTATTAATCGGAAGCAATTATAATACTTCCGCCGACATGTGGTCTCTTGGCTGTATGATGTTTGAGCTTTTGACTGGGGACCTTTTGTTCGATCCAAGAGCTGGCGAGGATTACGATCGAGACGAAGATCACCTTGCCATGTTTCAGGAGTTGCTAGGGAAGATGCCTAAAAGAATGGCTCTTGACGGCAAATACTCAAAGAATTTTTTTGATAGGAAGGGGAATTTGAAACGGATCAAACAGCTCAAATTCTGGCCGATACAGGACGTTTTGCAAGAAAAATATCATTTTTCCCAAGAAGACGCTAAGGGTATTGCCGAGTTTATAGGGCCTCTCCTGGACTTTGATCCGAAGACTAGGGTTACCGCGCGCGAGGCACTGAAAAGCGATTGGCTGAAGAGTTAA
- a CDS encoding predicted protein: MNFTRLHFSVFLASISASIVSSQNACLATINALALEEAAIDDVSVMRKYTLCPNTVYAIGRLNNDNDVVEGQAFLPLRPNLHVQCGPNGSHEDQCLMQGGSLQVDGSSAYGISDSRVDNVILEGITFVNATRNVWINKPGNVTFKDCEFLNNVAFTTPVHLDYFDGSASSEALTVTFANSRFENNQYPGRPATPALILSSSRQNRLILEDCAFSGNDMTHNNTLSETQSALIESSGPLRIVRNCFSFNQMGVSPVVLYNGDFQFLNNFDELSRGIKCPLTSRFESAAQFEAFAPICEDFDAATCLLSETGAATPAPNVTTVPTPAVGGAPTVSPAGAVPSTPTGTVPAPTLSPAVVDETDRGIEVPESSAVYSAHSVGLSLMAAFFVVVCQM; this comes from the exons ATGAATTTCACTCGCCTCCATTTCTCAGTCTTCCTAGCTTCCATCTCAGCCTCGATTGTCTCGAGTCAAAATGCATGCTTGGCAACGATTAATGCCTTGGCATTGGAGGAAGCGGCTATCGACGACGTAAGCGTAATGCGAAAGTACACGCTGTGCCCCAACACTGTCTACGCTATTGGTCGtctcaacaacgacaacgacgtAGTGGAAGGACAGGCATTTCTGCCGTTGCGGCCCAACCTCCACGTCCAGTGCGGCCCGAATGGTAGTCACGAGGACCAGTGTTTGATGCAGGGCGGGTCTTTGCAGGTTGACGGATCGTCGGCCTACGGTATTTCGGATTCTCGCGTAGACAACGTCATTTTGGAAGGCATCACCTTTGTGAATGCTACTCGCAACGTTTGGATCAACAAGCCGGGAAACGTCACCTTCAAGGATTGCGAATTCCTT AACAATGTTGCCTTTACGACTCCCGTTCATTTGGATTATTTCGATGGATCGGCCAGCAGTGAGGCGCTCACGGTCACGTTTGCCAATTCTCGCTTTGAGAACAATCAGTACCCTGGTCGTCCTGCAACGCCGGCCTTGATTTTGAGTAGCAGTCGTCAAAATCGCCTGATCTTGGAAGACTGTGCTTTTTCCGGCAACGATATGACGCACAACAATACTCTG TCCGAGACGCAAAGTGCTTTAATCGAGAGCAGCGGCCCGCTCAGAATAGTTCGCAACTGTTTTTCGTTTAATCAGATGGGGGTTTCGCCGGTAGTCTTGTACAATGGCGATTTCCAGTTCCTTAACAATTTTGACGAACTATCCCGTGGAATTAAATGCCCCCTGACCAGTCGTTTTGAATCGGCTGCGCAGTTCGAAGCATTCGCTCCGATTTGTGAGGATTTTGACGCGGCCACTTGTCTGCTTTCCGAAACGGGGGCTGCGACCCCGGCGCCGAACGTTACGACCGTTCCCACACCTGCGGTGGGTGGAGCCCCTACCGTTTCACCCGCTGGTGCTGTTCCATCCACACCGACTGGAACCGTGCCTGCTCCGACTCTTAGCCCGGCTGTTGTTGACGAAACGGATCGTGGAATTGAAGTGCCGGAGTCGTCTGCGGTTTACTCTGCGCACAGCGTTGGTCTCTCCTTGATGGCTGCattctttgttgttgtttgtcAGATGTAA
- a CDS encoding predicted protein has protein sequence MATEMLQNENLMKDPTHKEHEKKEFEYEIFQGKLLTEGTGTSLPADTQLCVMHTKAFPLAEDEVLEVMDTHGKPYADGIHFKAHRTLFGKTSIVLHDKSHEPIAMCQQMLLAPTPAYTIYGRKPLLDGYTGGMIQAEKVRFFPWYQVSEVDLSNRRVLIMKWNGLCFMPFLSATGNDCQHTIEDGRGFGILVGRIEKKNEFLPHDETVRFQWNISFHPEADPAMMLCIAAVLDNFFYRAHIQRKVDHA, from the coding sequence ATGGCGACCGAAATGTTGCAGAACGAGAATTTGATGAAGGATCCAACGCACAAGGAGCATGAAAAGAAAGAATTTGAATATGAAATCTTTCAAGGAAAGCTCCTCACCGAAGGAACCGGCACGTCACTTCCAGCCGACACTCAGCTTTGTGTCATGCATACTAAAGCATTCCCCCTTGCGGAAGATGAAGTCTTGGAAGTTATGGATACTCACGGAAAGCCATATGCGGATGGAATTCATTTTAAAGCCCACCGTACTCTCTTCGGCAAAACCAGTATCGTCCTCCACGACAAAAGCCACGAGCCCATCGCAATGTGCCAGCAGATGCTCCTTGCTCCCACGCCTGCCTACACGATCTACGGTAGGAAGCCTTTGCTTGATGGATATACTGGCGGAATGATCCAGGCGGAAAAAGTAAGGTTTTTTCCGTGGTACCAAGTTAGCGAAGTCGATCTTTCGAATCGCCGCGTCCTGATCATGAAATGGAATGGACTATGCTTCATGCCATTTCTCAGCGCGACGGGAAACGATTGTCAGCATACGATCGAAGACGGCCGTGGATTTGGTATCCTGGTTGGTCgcatcgaaaagaaaaatgagtTTCTCCCTCATGACGAAACTGTTCGCTTCCAATGGAACATCAGCTTCCACCCCGAAGCCGACCCGGCCATGATGCTGTGCATTGCGGCGGTGCTGGACAACTTTTTCTACCGCGCACACATCCAACGGAAAGTTGACCACGCTTAA